A window of the Gemmatirosa kalamazoonensis genome harbors these coding sequences:
- a CDS encoding ABC transporter permease, translating into MRLSRAAAIVLRQLYLYRGSPSRVIPLFAWATLDIVLWGFITRYLDVVAPNGPAFVPMLLGAVLLWDFLTRAMQGVTTTFLEDVWSRNFLNVFATPLSIGEYVGGLVLTSVLTSAIGLVVMLVVAWAAFGMSLARYGVLAVPFVLVLFVFGIALGVLGAAIVLRLGPSAEWFVWPIPAIVSPFVGVFYPLATLPAWMQAVGRALPASYVFEGMRSLLAGRPPSALTLGTGAALALLDLVLAWLFFAWVHRLAVRTGLIARYSAESVS; encoded by the coding sequence ATGCGCCTCTCGCGCGCCGCGGCGATCGTGCTGCGGCAGCTCTACCTGTACCGCGGCAGCCCGTCGCGCGTGATCCCGCTGTTCGCGTGGGCGACGCTCGACATCGTGCTCTGGGGCTTCATCACGCGCTACCTGGACGTCGTGGCGCCGAACGGCCCGGCGTTCGTGCCGATGCTGCTCGGCGCGGTGCTGCTGTGGGACTTCCTCACGCGCGCGATGCAGGGCGTGACGACGACGTTCCTCGAGGACGTGTGGTCGCGCAACTTCCTGAACGTGTTCGCGACGCCGCTGTCGATCGGCGAGTACGTGGGGGGACTCGTGCTCACGAGCGTCCTCACGAGCGCGATCGGGCTCGTCGTGATGCTCGTCGTGGCGTGGGCCGCGTTCGGGATGTCGCTCGCGCGCTACGGCGTGCTCGCGGTGCCGTTCGTGCTCGTGCTGTTCGTGTTCGGCATCGCGCTCGGCGTGCTGGGGGCGGCGATCGTGCTGCGGCTCGGGCCGTCGGCCGAGTGGTTCGTGTGGCCGATCCCGGCGATCGTGTCGCCGTTCGTGGGCGTGTTCTATCCGCTCGCCACGCTTCCCGCGTGGATGCAGGCGGTGGGCCGGGCGCTGCCGGCGTCGTACGTGTTCGAGGGGATGCGCTCGCTGCTCGCGGGGCGGCCGCCGAGCGCGCTCACGTTAGGCACCGGTGCCGCGCTCGCGCTGCTCGACCTCGTGCTCGCGTGGCTGTTCTTCGCGTGGGTCCACCGGCTCGCCGTGCGGACGGGACTCATCGCGCGGTACTCGGCGGAGAGCGTGTCGTAG
- a CDS encoding MFS transporter: protein MSTSTEARIVRGTPAFRRTNLAMFAAGFSTFALVYCVQPLMPELARTFRVSAATSALALSVTTGVLAAALLVVGALAESWGRKPIMAGALMAAALLTLLTAVVPSWHALLALRAVEGLAFAGLPALAMAYLGEEIDPGSIGLAMGLYIGGSALGGMSGRLLTSALADVATWREAVAAVGVLGVVAAIVFARSLPPSRHFVARPAVLRSMLAAYGDHLRDARLVRLFAEAFLLMGSFVTSYNYLAFRLLAPPYALRQSAVGAIFLVYLVGIGSSTWVGAMAGRLGRPAALRSSIALMLGGVALTAARPLAAVIAGVVVLTFGFFGAHSTASSWVGLQARGAKAQASSLYLFFYYAGASIAGWVGGLCWSTWGWTGVAAFVGALLCLALGTAFDLRGSGAEAAALVGRR from the coding sequence ATGTCGACGAGCACCGAGGCGCGCATCGTCCGTGGGACGCCCGCCTTCCGCCGCACGAACCTGGCCATGTTCGCCGCCGGGTTCTCGACGTTCGCGCTCGTGTACTGCGTGCAGCCGCTCATGCCGGAGCTCGCCCGCACGTTCCGCGTGAGCGCCGCGACGAGCGCGCTCGCGCTCTCCGTCACGACCGGCGTGCTCGCCGCCGCGCTGCTCGTCGTCGGCGCGCTCGCCGAGTCGTGGGGACGCAAGCCGATCATGGCGGGAGCGCTCATGGCCGCGGCGCTTCTCACGCTGCTCACCGCCGTGGTGCCGAGCTGGCACGCGCTGCTCGCGCTGCGCGCCGTGGAGGGGCTCGCGTTCGCCGGGCTCCCGGCGCTGGCCATGGCGTACCTCGGCGAGGAGATCGATCCGGGCTCGATCGGGCTCGCGATGGGCCTCTACATCGGCGGCTCCGCGCTCGGCGGCATGTCGGGGCGACTGCTCACGTCGGCGCTCGCCGACGTCGCGACGTGGCGCGAGGCGGTCGCCGCGGTCGGCGTGCTCGGCGTCGTCGCCGCGATCGTGTTCGCGCGCAGCCTCCCACCGTCGCGCCACTTCGTCGCGCGGCCGGCCGTGCTGCGCTCGATGCTCGCGGCGTACGGCGACCACCTGCGCGACGCGCGGCTCGTGCGGCTGTTCGCCGAGGCGTTCCTGCTCATGGGGAGCTTCGTCACGTCGTACAACTACCTCGCGTTCCGGCTGCTCGCGCCGCCGTACGCGCTGCGACAGAGCGCCGTCGGCGCGATCTTCCTCGTCTACCTCGTCGGCATCGGCAGCTCGACGTGGGTGGGCGCCATGGCCGGACGACTCGGCCGGCCGGCCGCGCTGCGCTCGAGCATCGCGCTCATGTTAGGCGGCGTCGCGCTCACGGCGGCCCGCCCGCTCGCCGCGGTGATCGCGGGCGTGGTGGTGCTCACGTTCGGCTTCTTCGGCGCGCACTCGACGGCGAGCAGCTGGGTGGGGCTGCAGGCGCGCGGCGCGAAGGCACAGGCGTCGTCGCTGTACCTCTTCTTCTACTACGCCGGCGCGAGCATCGCCGGCTGGGTGGGCGGTCTGTGCTGGTCCACGTGGGGCTGGACCGGCGTCGCCGCCTTCGTCGGCGCCCTGCTGTGCCTCGCGCTCGGCACGGCGTTCGACCTTCGAGGCAGCGGCGCTGAAGCGGCGGCGCTGGTGGGACGGCGCTGA
- a CDS encoding trypsin-like serine protease produces the protein MPLARSLALLSAASVALAACADAPTAARSLAPRGGQRIVNGTPTGSGSYASVGALLFDIDGNGKLNGDDEFCTGSLITPTVFLTAAHCVVTSYTPPGSQFYVSFAPDLYAKGIKVIAATSYVRDPLYGHDQANLHDLALVFLPAGSTKGLTPLQLPPAGYLDQLAAQGALSKTLFVNVGYGVTATLTGIPGFPYDGVRKSSKSEFMGLQPTWLGLLMNSNATGLGGDCYGDSGGPKFLDGNPNMILATVTTGDYNCRATTWDWRLDTPEARGFLGQYLTLP, from the coding sequence ATGCCGTTGGCCCGATCGCTCGCCCTCCTCTCCGCCGCGTCCGTCGCGCTCGCGGCGTGCGCCGACGCTCCCACCGCCGCCCGATCGCTCGCGCCGCGCGGCGGCCAGCGCATCGTGAACGGCACGCCCACCGGCAGCGGCTCCTACGCCAGCGTCGGCGCGCTCCTGTTCGACATCGACGGTAACGGGAAGCTGAACGGCGACGACGAGTTCTGCACGGGCAGCCTCATCACGCCCACGGTGTTCCTCACCGCCGCGCACTGCGTGGTCACGTCGTACACGCCGCCCGGCTCGCAGTTCTACGTCTCGTTCGCGCCGGATCTCTACGCGAAGGGCATCAAGGTGATCGCCGCCACGAGCTACGTGCGCGATCCGCTGTACGGCCACGATCAGGCGAACCTGCACGACCTCGCGCTCGTCTTCCTGCCCGCCGGATCCACGAAGGGGCTCACGCCGCTGCAGCTCCCGCCCGCGGGCTACCTCGATCAGCTGGCGGCGCAGGGCGCGCTGTCGAAGACGCTGTTCGTGAACGTCGGCTACGGCGTCACCGCGACGCTCACCGGCATCCCCGGCTTCCCGTACGACGGCGTGCGCAAGTCGTCGAAGTCGGAGTTCATGGGGCTGCAGCCGACATGGCTCGGCCTCCTCATGAACTCCAACGCCACGGGACTCGGCGGCGACTGCTACGGCGACTCCGGCGGCCCGAAGTTCCTCGACGGCAACCCGAACATGATCCTCGCCACGGTCACGACCGGCGACTACAACTGCCGCGCGACGACGTGGGACTGGCGGCTGGACACGCCGGAGGCGCGGGGGTTCCTCGGGCAGTATCTCACGCTGCCGTGA
- a CDS encoding neutral zinc metallopeptidase — MTRLDFQRWALTLGALLVPALTQAAPVAPAPRDATGITAADVAASNAKVSAAFGDLVTTWGSAFADIGARFAQPDLVRYRGAVRTACGVMRGGNAGYCIRDNTVYYDDVFVASQAKAAAQRLGTDGDMAAVGVIAHEMGHAVAMQLGHMWRTSYRNEAVADCLAGAFARSADQRGLLERGDVDEAFYGMASAGDPTPQLTGDDRVDRVILVRAAAMGHGTEEQRVGNFRQGLQGGAGACLAEFR, encoded by the coding sequence ATGACCCGACTCGATTTCCAGCGTTGGGCGCTCACGCTCGGCGCCCTGCTCGTGCCGGCGCTGACCCAGGCCGCGCCGGTCGCCCCGGCCCCCCGCGACGCCACCGGCATCACCGCCGCCGACGTCGCGGCGTCGAACGCGAAGGTGAGCGCGGCGTTCGGCGATCTCGTGACGACGTGGGGCAGCGCGTTCGCCGACATCGGTGCCCGCTTCGCGCAGCCGGACCTCGTGCGCTACCGCGGCGCCGTGCGCACGGCGTGCGGCGTGATGCGCGGCGGCAACGCGGGCTACTGCATTCGCGACAACACCGTGTACTACGATGACGTCTTCGTCGCGTCGCAGGCGAAGGCCGCTGCGCAGCGCCTCGGCACCGACGGCGACATGGCCGCGGTCGGCGTCATCGCGCACGAGATGGGGCACGCGGTCGCGATGCAGCTCGGCCACATGTGGCGCACGTCGTACCGCAACGAGGCGGTCGCCGACTGTCTCGCCGGCGCGTTCGCGCGCTCGGCCGACCAGCGCGGCCTGCTCGAGCGGGGCGACGTGGACGAGGCCTTCTACGGCATGGCCTCGGCCGGCGATCCCACACCGCAGCTCACCGGCGACGACCGCGTCGATCGCGTGATCCTCGTGCGCGCGGCCGCGATGGGCCATGGGACCGAGGAGCAGCGCGTGGGCAACTTCCGCCAGGGGCTGCAGGGGGGAGCGGGAGCGTGTCTGGCGGAGTTCCGATGA
- a CDS encoding YbhB/YbcL family Raf kinase inhibitor-like protein, with amino-acid sequence MAYKTGEIRIPDPPRGGASLTVTSETFRDGETIPRECAFDGCGGDNRSPQLAWSGAPAETKSFAVTCFDPDAPTGSGFWHWLLFNVPASVTSVPAGEPSPSGSTSGRNDYGKSGYGGPCPPPGDGPHRYVFTVYALDVPAIEGIDANVGGAALVFNMRGHVLAQGTLTGRYGR; translated from the coding sequence ATGGCGTACAAGACCGGAGAGATCCGCATTCCCGATCCACCGCGCGGCGGCGCGTCGCTCACCGTGACGAGCGAGACGTTCCGCGACGGGGAGACGATCCCGCGGGAGTGCGCGTTCGACGGGTGCGGCGGCGACAACCGATCGCCGCAGCTCGCGTGGAGCGGCGCGCCGGCGGAGACGAAGAGCTTCGCCGTGACGTGCTTCGATCCCGACGCGCCGACCGGCTCCGGCTTCTGGCACTGGCTGCTGTTCAACGTCCCCGCGTCGGTGACGAGCGTGCCGGCGGGCGAGCCCTCGCCGTCGGGGAGCACGAGCGGCCGCAACGACTACGGCAAGAGCGGCTACGGCGGTCCGTGTCCGCCGCCGGGCGACGGGCCGCACCGCTACGTCTTCACCGTCTACGCGCTCGACGTGCCGGCGATCGAGGGGATCGACGCGAACGTGGGCGGCGCGGCGCTCGTGTTCAACATGCGCGGCCACGTGCTCGCCCAGGGGACGCTCACGGGGCGCTACGGCCGGTGA
- a CDS encoding CocE/NonD family hydrolase, translated as MTRPPLLHRFVRHAAALSLLAAARAGAQPYDVVLAAHDLMIPTRDGARMATDVYRPAHGGVAVDERLPVLLNRTPYDKGTLADDARYFARHGYVVAVQDVRGRYRSEGKFSKVQPADATDGYDTIEWLARQPWSNGSVGTWGTSFAAHTQAGAAQLHPPALKTMVVNMGGLSNGWDHGVRYRGAYEMGRQITWAWSQLAADAPNAAVKKLLEREKVEDWYAVQPMRRGLNALSVAPEYEGWYLDFFEHADYDAFWKDPMVNWSEHYAETSDVPMLQVGGWYDIFLAGTFENFLGLSKAKKSPQRVLVGPWTHHGNTRPYAGDVSFGPAAAITDFDGDFHLRWFDHWLKGVPNGVEREAPVRLFVMGTGDGHKDADGRLFHGGYWRDATAWPIPGTRLVPYYFHADGSLSTARPREARAFTTYTYDPRHPVPTIGGGVSARLKDGGYDQREDPRFPPSTAPWRPLNSRADVVVFQTEPLAEDVTVIGPITVTLYASTNATDTDFTAKLVDVYPPSDDWPGGFDLNLTDAIMRGRYRATRDHAVLLVPGTVYPFTIAPFPTANVFKKGHRIRIDVSSSNFPRFDANPNTGEPLGRSRRVQSADNTIWHDAARPSHVVLPLAPARP; from the coding sequence GTGACCAGACCCCCGCTCCTCCACCGATTCGTTAGGCACGCGGCGGCGCTGTCGCTGCTGGCAGCGGCGCGCGCCGGCGCGCAGCCGTACGACGTCGTGCTCGCCGCGCACGACCTCATGATCCCGACGCGCGACGGCGCGCGCATGGCGACCGACGTGTACCGCCCCGCGCACGGCGGCGTGGCGGTGGACGAGCGGCTGCCGGTGCTGCTGAACCGCACGCCGTACGACAAGGGCACGCTCGCCGACGACGCGCGCTACTTCGCGCGCCACGGCTACGTCGTCGCCGTGCAGGACGTGCGCGGCCGGTACCGCAGCGAGGGAAAGTTCTCGAAGGTGCAGCCGGCCGACGCGACCGACGGCTACGACACCATCGAGTGGCTCGCGCGGCAGCCGTGGTCGAACGGCTCGGTGGGCACGTGGGGGACGTCGTTCGCCGCGCACACGCAGGCCGGCGCCGCGCAGCTCCACCCGCCGGCCCTGAAGACGATGGTCGTCAACATGGGCGGCCTGTCGAACGGCTGGGACCATGGGGTCCGCTATCGCGGCGCGTACGAGATGGGACGGCAGATCACGTGGGCGTGGAGCCAGCTCGCCGCCGACGCGCCGAACGCCGCCGTGAAGAAGCTGCTCGAGCGCGAGAAGGTGGAGGACTGGTACGCCGTGCAGCCGATGCGGCGCGGCCTCAACGCGCTCTCCGTCGCGCCGGAGTACGAGGGGTGGTACCTCGACTTCTTCGAGCACGCCGACTACGACGCGTTCTGGAAGGACCCGATGGTGAACTGGTCGGAGCACTACGCCGAGACCTCCGACGTGCCGATGCTGCAGGTCGGCGGCTGGTACGACATCTTCCTCGCCGGCACGTTCGAGAACTTCCTCGGTCTGTCGAAGGCGAAGAAGTCGCCGCAGCGCGTGCTGGTCGGCCCGTGGACGCACCACGGCAACACGCGGCCGTACGCCGGCGACGTGTCGTTCGGCCCGGCCGCTGCCATCACGGACTTCGACGGCGACTTCCACCTGCGCTGGTTCGACCACTGGCTGAAGGGCGTGCCTAACGGCGTGGAGCGCGAGGCGCCGGTGCGCCTGTTCGTCATGGGCACGGGCGACGGGCACAAGGACGCCGACGGGCGGCTGTTCCACGGCGGCTACTGGCGCGACGCGACCGCGTGGCCGATCCCGGGGACGCGGCTCGTGCCGTACTACTTCCACGCCGACGGCTCGCTCTCCACGGCGCGGCCGCGCGAGGCGCGCGCGTTCACGACGTACACCTACGACCCGCGCCACCCGGTGCCGACGATCGGCGGCGGGGTGTCAGCGCGCCTGAAGGACGGCGGCTACGACCAGCGCGAGGATCCTCGCTTCCCGCCGTCGACGGCGCCCTGGCGCCCGCTGAATTCGCGCGCGGACGTCGTCGTGTTCCAGACCGAGCCGCTCGCCGAGGACGTGACGGTGATCGGCCCGATCACGGTGACGCTGTACGCGTCGACGAACGCGACGGACACCGACTTCACGGCGAAGCTGGTGGACGTGTACCCGCCGAGCGACGACTGGCCGGGCGGGTTCGATCTCAACCTCACGGACGCGATCATGCGCGGCCGCTACCGCGCGACGCGCGACCACGCGGTGCTGCTCGTGCCGGGCACCGTGTATCCGTTCACGATCGCGCCGTTCCCGACGGCGAACGTGTTCAAGAAGGGACACCGCATCCGCATCGACGTCTCGAGCTCCAACTTCCCGCGCTTCGACGCGAACCCGAACACCGGCGAGCCGTTAGGCCGGAGCCGCCGCGTGCAGTCGGCGGACAACACGATCTGGCACGACGCGGCGCGGCCGTCGCACGTCGTGCTCCCGCTCGCGCCGGCGCGGCCGTGA
- a CDS encoding ABC transporter ATP-binding protein — protein MLAVEALCKTYHRTAAVDHVSFVVRHGEIVALLGPNGAGKTTTINMVLGVLEPTSGTVRVEGIDLARQHSRALERTNFAAVYAPLPGNLTVRQNLRVFGLIYGVASLGRRIAELLDEFDLVRFADTRCGVLSSGEQTRVALAKAMLNRPRLLLLDEPTASLDPATARDIRARIRDFTRRDGGGVLWTSHNMYEVEEVCDRVLFLSKGKILLEGDPRTLPAEHGRASLEELFIAVAREPLSLEVA, from the coding sequence GTGCTCGCCGTCGAAGCGTTGTGCAAGACGTACCACCGCACGGCCGCCGTGGACCACGTCTCGTTCGTCGTGCGGCACGGCGAGATCGTCGCGCTGCTCGGGCCCAACGGGGCGGGGAAGACGACGACGATCAACATGGTGCTCGGCGTGCTGGAGCCGACGTCGGGCACCGTGCGCGTGGAGGGGATCGACCTCGCGCGGCAGCACTCGCGCGCGCTGGAGCGCACGAACTTCGCCGCGGTCTACGCGCCGCTGCCCGGCAACCTCACCGTGCGGCAGAACCTGCGCGTGTTCGGCCTGATCTACGGCGTGGCGTCGTTAGGCCGGCGGATCGCCGAGCTGCTCGACGAGTTCGACCTCGTGCGCTTCGCCGACACGCGCTGCGGCGTGCTGTCGTCCGGCGAGCAGACGCGGGTCGCGCTCGCGAAGGCGATGCTGAACCGCCCGCGCCTCCTGCTGCTCGACGAGCCCACCGCGTCGCTCGACCCGGCGACGGCGCGCGACATCCGCGCGCGCATCCGCGACTTCACGCGCCGCGACGGCGGCGGCGTGCTGTGGACGTCGCACAACATGTACGAGGTCGAGGAGGTCTGCGACCGCGTGCTGTTCCTGTCGAAGGGGAAGATCCTGCTCGAGGGGGACCCGCGCACGCTGCCGGCGGAGCACGGGCGCGCGTCGCTCGAGGAGCTGTTCATCGCCGTGGCGCGCGAGCCGCTGTCGCTGGAGGTGGCGTGA
- a CDS encoding DASS family sodium-coupled anion symporter, whose amino-acid sequence MAYYFIHRFGRSPLTLGYSLAAADVVLAPFVPSDTARGGGIMFPVTRSVAQAAGSEPGPTADRLGAFLVLVSFHATYTASGMFLTGMAANPLIAEFAAKGAHVELTWGRWLAGSIVPGLLTLTLVPRLIRRVVTPTIADIGLVRAHARDELAALGPVRGAERWLVIVMLGVMTGWVTSPLHGLHNTVVALTGVCVLLLAGVLTWDDLLSERRAWDALIWFAPLLMMADALNEAGVIKVLSAAFFAGLAGWPWLAAFPLLAVAYLYLHYGFASMTAHVTALYPSFIAAAVLVGAPPLVAALVLAYFSNLDACLTHYGTGSAPVFFGAGYLSQGTWWKVGFLVSVLNLGIWLGVGMAWWKVLGWW is encoded by the coding sequence GTGGCGTACTACTTCATCCACCGCTTCGGCCGCAGCCCGCTCACGCTCGGCTACTCGCTCGCCGCGGCGGATGTGGTGCTCGCGCCGTTCGTGCCGTCCGACACGGCGCGCGGGGGCGGCATCATGTTCCCGGTGACGCGGAGCGTGGCGCAGGCGGCAGGGTCGGAGCCGGGCCCGACGGCGGATCGACTCGGCGCGTTCCTCGTGCTCGTGAGCTTCCACGCGACGTACACCGCGTCGGGGATGTTCCTCACCGGCATGGCGGCGAACCCGCTCATCGCCGAGTTCGCGGCGAAGGGCGCGCACGTGGAGCTGACGTGGGGGCGCTGGCTCGCGGGCTCGATCGTGCCGGGGCTGCTCACGCTCACGCTCGTGCCTCGGCTCATCCGCCGCGTCGTGACGCCGACGATCGCCGACATCGGGCTGGTGCGCGCGCACGCGCGCGACGAGCTCGCGGCGCTCGGCCCCGTGCGCGGCGCGGAGCGGTGGCTCGTGATCGTGATGCTCGGCGTGATGACCGGCTGGGTCACGTCGCCACTGCACGGGCTGCACAACACCGTGGTCGCGCTCACCGGCGTCTGCGTGCTGCTCCTCGCCGGTGTCCTGACGTGGGACGACCTGCTCTCGGAGCGGCGCGCGTGGGACGCGCTGATCTGGTTCGCGCCGCTGCTCATGATGGCCGACGCGCTGAACGAGGCCGGCGTGATCAAGGTGCTGTCGGCGGCGTTCTTCGCGGGGCTCGCCGGCTGGCCGTGGCTCGCGGCGTTCCCGCTGCTCGCCGTGGCATACCTGTACCTGCACTACGGCTTCGCGAGCATGACCGCGCACGTGACGGCGCTCTACCCGAGCTTCATCGCCGCCGCGGTGCTCGTCGGCGCTCCGCCACTCGTCGCCGCGCTCGTGCTGGCGTACTTCTCCAACCTCGACGCCTGCCTAACGCACTACGGCACCGGCTCGGCGCCGGTGTTCTTCGGCGCCGGGTACCTGTCGCAGGGGACGTGGTGGAAGGTGGGGTTCCTGGTGTCGGTGCTGAACCTCGGGATCTGGCTCGGGGTCGGGATGGCGTGGTGGAAGGTGCTCGGGTGGTGGTGA